Part of the uncultured Desulfobacter sp. genome, AATTAGTTAGATGTCAAAAAGAGCTTCAACATTTGACAAAATACATTGAATACAATATATAGAACACGAATAGAAAATATACTTTAATATAGCGCAAGCCCTTTGGCCCAGCGCAGAAAGAAGAGCTATTTATTTATGGATCAAATCATTATCAAGAATATATTTAAGATATTCGGCCCGGATCCCAAAAAGGCAATATCCCTCATTGATCAGGGTTTAACAAAAGAAGAAGTACTTGAAAAAACCGGCATGACCGTAGGCGTAAACAATGCAGATTTTTCCATCAAACGCGGAGAAATATTTGTGGTCATGGGCCTGTCCGGATCAGGTAAATCCACCCTGGTCAGGATGTTTAACCGGCTCATTGAGCCATCGGCCGGAGAAATCCACATTAACGGTCAGAACATTACGACCATGGCAAATAAGGATCTTGTGAAATTCAGGCTAAAACACATGAGCATGGTGTTTCAATCCTTTGCACTGATGCCTCATCTCACAGTGCTGGAGAATGCCGCATTCGGCCTCGAACTGGCCGGGGAACCCAAATCCGTGCGCAGCCAGCGGGCAAAAGAGGCATTGAGCCAGGTGGGCCTTGAAGGCTGGGAGGATCAGTACCCCAAGCAACTTTCGGGCGGCATGCAGCAGCGCGTCGGCCTGGCCAGGGCATTGGCGGCGGACCCGGATATCATGCTGATGGACGAGGCGTTTTCGGCTTTGGACCCGCTGATCCGCACGGAGATGCAGGATGAACTGCTCAAGCTCCAGGAAGACAGTGACCGAACCATCGTTTTTATCTCCCATGACCTGGATGAGGCCCTTCGCATCGGTGACCGCATTGCAATCATGGAAGGCGGCCGTGTGGTTCAGGTGGGCACCCCCGAAGAGATTCTCCAAAATCCGGCCGACGATTACGTCCGGGCCTTTTTCCGAGGGGTTGACCCCACCAACGTCATTTCGGCCGGAGATATTGTCAACACCCATTACCCCACGATCATCAAGACCAAAAAAGGGGATATCCGAAGCTCTCTGGAACTTCTAAACGCCAGGGATTTCAACCACGCATACGTGCTGAATCCCAAACGCCAGTTTCTGGGGATCGTATCCATTGACTCCCTCCAGGATGCAGTGGAAAAAGGCCGGTCCAAAGAGTCCATTGAAATCTGTTATCTGCCGGAGGTCATTCCGGCCAACATCAATGATAATATGCAGGACATCCTGCCCGAAGTGGCCTCCAAGGGATTTCCCGTACCGGTACTTGATGACAACAATGTATTTAAAGGCGTGGTGTCAAAAAACAGATTTCTCAAAACCCTTCACAAGTCGGATGTTAACGGCCATAACGGCTCCGGAAACGAATATGAAGAACCTTCCCAACCCATTCAAACAGCTCTTTAGCAGGAAAATTAATTATGTTTGATGAAAAAGTACTCCCCATAGATATCTGGATCACTGCATTTGTTGACTGGCTGGTCAATAATTACCGTGACATATTTCAAATTATAAAATGGCCGGTTGAACAAATCCTCACCGGTTTTGACATTGGCCTTAATGCGGTTCCGCCCATCATCGTTATCGCAGTTCTGGCATTTTGTGCATGGCGCTTTTCAGGATGGGGGCTGGCTGTTTTCAGTATTATCGCCATGGTCTTTATCGGACTGATCGGATTCTGGTCGGACACCATGACCACCCTGGCCATGGTGCTGGCGTCGGTTTTGTTTTCCACCATAGTCGGTGTGCCGGTCGGCATAGCCGCAGGCAGAAGCGACCGGGTGGAAACCATTATCAGGCCCTTTTTAGATGCCATGCAGACCACCCCGTCCTTTGTATACCTGGTTCCCATTGTCATGCTCTTTTCCGTGGGTAATGTGGCAGGCGTTCTTGCCACCATTATTTTTGCCATGCCCCCCATCATCCGCCTGACAAGCCTGGGAATCCGAGGTGTGCACCCCGAACTTATAGAAGCGGCTACCGCATTTGGCGCCACCCGCAAACAGGTGTTGTTCAAGGTTCAGATTCCGCTGGCCATGCCCACCATACTGGCAGGACTGAACCAAACCATTATGATGGCCCTTGCCATGGTGGTTATTGCAGCCCTGATCGGCGCCGGCGGCCTGGGATCTCCTGTAATTCAAGGGCTGAACACATTGGATATCGGTCTTGCCGTAATGGCCGGCTTAAGCATCGTCCTTGTGGCGGTCGTGCTGGACAGGATTACCCAATCCATGGCCGGCAAGAATCAGTGATCAGGCAAAATACGCCCCACCTGTGCCTTGCAATTCGGTAATTTTTTGTCTAACTATATAACAAAAATAAAATCAAGGGATAACCAAGACATTCAGATTGATTATCCCAATAGGTTTAACAAAAAATAAAGGAGAAATTATGAGCGTCGTAAAAAACATCTGCTTTTTTCTGATCGCAGTTTTCTTGATTACAGCTACGCCGGTCTGGGCATCTTCAGATAAACCCGGAGAGGGTGTGACCGTCAAACCGGCACGGGCAACCTGGAACACAGGTTATTTCCAGGAAGCGATTGTCAGCCGGGCGTTGACTGAATTGGGTTACAACGTCAAAAACCCCAAAGACCTTAAAAACCCGATTTTTTATAAAGCATTAACCCTGGGTGATTTAGACTACTGGTGCAATGGCTGGTTCCCCATGCACAACGACCAGTTGCCTAAAAATTTCAACGACAAGGCCCAAAAAATAGGGTATGTGGCAAAGGCCGGCGGCCTCCAGGGATATCTGGTATCCAAAGATGCGGTTGAAAAATACAACATCAAATCATTGGATGACTTCAAACGTGAAGAAGTTAAAAAAGCCTTTGATAAAAACCATGACGGCAAAGCCGATCTCACCGCCTGCCCGCCTGGCTGGGGCTGCGAGAAAATCATCTCACACCACATGAAAGTGTATAACCTGGAAGACGACATCAATCCTGTAAAAGCGTCATACGAAGCAGGCATGGCGTCTGCCATCGGCGCATACAAAGCTGGAGAACCCATCTTCTTTTACACCTGGACTCCGAACTGGACCGTATATAAACTCAAACCAGGCAAAGACGTGATGTGGGTCAACGTGCCTAAAATTCTGCCCACTGAAGCCCAGGCCTCGGCTGTGGACAGAATGACCCAGTCCGGTGTTAATGGCGCTGTGACGGATCCGGTGAAACTGGGGTTTGTGGTTTCGGATATCCGCATTGTGGCCAACAAAAAATTTCTGGCAGACAACCCTGCGGCCAAAAAATTTTTTGAACTATTCACCCTGCCCCTGGCAGATATCAACGAGCAGAACACCCGTATGAATGCAGGTGAAAAATCAGCCAAAGATATCCAGAAGCATGTCACCGAATGGATTGCTAAAAATCAGGCAAAATGGGACGACTGGCTGGCCCAGGCCCGGGCCGCGGCACAATAAACCGCTCTTTTTTTCGACTGACAAGTCCCCGGGCAGAAATATTTTTCTGTTCGGGGACTTTTTTTTGCGGGTAGAGGCTTAAGTTTTTTAACGGTTACGAAACTCACAGGTTAGCCGCTCGACAACCCGAAAGGGCGAGTGGTTCAACCACTAAAGAGTTGACTGCAAACCTGTATTTATCGTATGATCCTGTAATTTTCTTGATACCTATATCATAAATACTGGAGATAACGATGAAAACCAAAATGAATGTGCTGATTGTCGGTTTTGTTTTTCTTTTCGCCCTGATTCTTGCCGGATGCGGAGAGCAGGATAAGCCAGAGCAAGCCCCTGAAACTGCCGCAGAAGTCAAGGGAGATGCGCTTGAGAAGACAGCGTTATCCCAGAACGCATCAACTACGGAAAAGAAACTGAAAGCCGGCTTTATCTATGTGGGGCCTGTGGGTGATTACGGGTGGTCCCATGCCCATGATTTGGGTAAAAGACATGTTGAATCCCTTTACCCCTGGTTGGACACCGTTATTGTAGAATCCGTCAACGAAGCCGATTCTCTGCGAATCATGGATCGCCTTGTCCAGCAACAGAAATGCGATGTGATCTTCACCACCAGCTTCGGCTACATGGACGATACGGTTAAGGCCGCTGAGAAATATCCGGATACAAAATTCATGCACTGCGCGGGTTTCAAAAGGGCCGCCAACCTGGGAACCTATTTTGGTGATCTGTATCAGATGTATTACCTCAACGGCATGATGGCAGGCGCATTGACCCAATCCAATAAACTGGGTTATGTGGCCGCATATCCCATTCCGGAACTGATCCGTCATATCAATGCATATGCATTGGGCGCCAAGGCCGTCAACCCCGACGCCGTCGTCAACATAAAATGGATCTATGCCTGGTATGGTC contains:
- the proV gene encoding glycine betaine/L-proline ABC transporter ATP-binding protein ProV, coding for MDQIIIKNIFKIFGPDPKKAISLIDQGLTKEEVLEKTGMTVGVNNADFSIKRGEIFVVMGLSGSGKSTLVRMFNRLIEPSAGEIHINGQNITTMANKDLVKFRLKHMSMVFQSFALMPHLTVLENAAFGLELAGEPKSVRSQRAKEALSQVGLEGWEDQYPKQLSGGMQQRVGLARALAADPDIMLMDEAFSALDPLIRTEMQDELLKLQEDSDRTIVFISHDLDEALRIGDRIAIMEGGRVVQVGTPEEILQNPADDYVRAFFRGVDPTNVISAGDIVNTHYPTIIKTKKGDIRSSLELLNARDFNHAYVLNPKRQFLGIVSIDSLQDAVEKGRSKESIEICYLPEVIPANINDNMQDILPEVASKGFPVPVLDDNNVFKGVVSKNRFLKTLHKSDVNGHNGSGNEYEEPSQPIQTAL
- a CDS encoding proline/glycine betaine ABC transporter permease codes for the protein MFDEKVLPIDIWITAFVDWLVNNYRDIFQIIKWPVEQILTGFDIGLNAVPPIIVIAVLAFCAWRFSGWGLAVFSIIAMVFIGLIGFWSDTMTTLAMVLASVLFSTIVGVPVGIAAGRSDRVETIIRPFLDAMQTTPSFVYLVPIVMLFSVGNVAGVLATIIFAMPPIIRLTSLGIRGVHPELIEAATAFGATRKQVLFKVQIPLAMPTILAGLNQTIMMALAMVVIAALIGAGGLGSPVIQGLNTLDIGLAVMAGLSIVLVAVVLDRITQSMAGKNQ
- the proX gene encoding glycine betaine/L-proline ABC transporter substrate-binding protein ProX, yielding MSVVKNICFFLIAVFLITATPVWASSDKPGEGVTVKPARATWNTGYFQEAIVSRALTELGYNVKNPKDLKNPIFYKALTLGDLDYWCNGWFPMHNDQLPKNFNDKAQKIGYVAKAGGLQGYLVSKDAVEKYNIKSLDDFKREEVKKAFDKNHDGKADLTACPPGWGCEKIISHHMKVYNLEDDINPVKASYEAGMASAIGAYKAGEPIFFYTWTPNWTVYKLKPGKDVMWVNVPKILPTEAQASAVDRMTQSGVNGAVTDPVKLGFVVSDIRIVANKKFLADNPAAKKFFELFTLPLADINEQNTRMNAGEKSAKDIQKHVTEWIAKNQAKWDDWLAQARAAAQ
- a CDS encoding BMP family ABC transporter substrate-binding protein; the encoded protein is MKTKMNVLIVGFVFLFALILAGCGEQDKPEQAPETAAEVKGDALEKTALSQNASTTEKKLKAGFIYVGPVGDYGWSHAHDLGKRHVESLYPWLDTVIVESVNEADSLRIMDRLVQQQKCDVIFTTSFGYMDDTVKAAEKYPDTKFMHCAGFKRAANLGTYFGDLYQMYYLNGMMAGALTQSNKLGYVAAYPIPELIRHINAYALGAKAVNPDAVVNIKWIYAWYGPDKAKEAAEALIAEGCDALAFTEDTPAAIEVGQAHCDKGKQIYTFSHYSPMQAYGKDSVVSGQRMNWGGMYAKILKDIHDGTWNPSQDIWWLTKEGAAILGGSTEDVINPKFVEPLKQAMIETEQFGEISAFDLVMKRYDQMKQGVDVFDPFMGPISDNTGEIKINAGEQASKDDLLSMMYYVDNVKGEIPNSN